The Mercurialis annua linkage group LG7, ddMerAnnu1.2, whole genome shotgun sequence genome includes the window GTTAATTAGCCATGGctcttttttaacatttgggCCCTTTTTTAACTTTAAACAGGACCACATCGTTTATCCTCTTGTGTTAGAAGCAGCCCTTAATAGATATAGTACTAAGgagaaatttaaattatcaattcaAATTAACCCAATAATTTTCAAACCAATTTAATAATTCTCAAATCAATTTATTGAccttcttttaaattttctaaaaatttcaACGCCATTTTCTAACTTAACATAAATAcctctaaaaaatttaatcactAACTTCGATAATTTATAATCTTTTCTCTTTCAGAACAAACCCATCTCCAATTTcaagtaaattttattttttaaacctaTTTGTAAGATTTTATCTGTATTATTATGTAACAATTgtattaaattattgtttttaggttaattgaattgaatagtcatgaaaaataaaaaaatatagtatttttttaaaaagattgtgaccattttatttattttgtagataattaattttatttaattgattgatgaattttatcatttaattttttatgaatatttgaaaaaaatgtctccataaaaattaattaaaattaatatagaaggttattgtaatatttattattgttttctattaatataaattttgtacatatatatattatttatattctcaaaaaacattatttgtatgtcATTAAGCCCAGGTTGGTAAAAATTCCTAAATCTGCCACTGTATGCAGTCGTTTAGAATTTAAAGTTAGAGTTTACCTCTTGTAAAGGACTTATATGATTCAAATGAGAATTAGTCtgaatgtaaaaaaattaataatatcatATCATACTTGAAATctgttcaaaaaaattcatgaatCTTAtaccaaaaattttaaaaaaattataattataataatacgGGATGGACTTTTATAGTTggtaaacaattttaaaattttattaatggttaaaaaaattaattagaaataatttaatgattttatatgtttatGATTTCATTAAATATGGTTTTACATAAAATTGATAGGATTATAAGGAAAGGTATAAACTTTCTAGATAGCACTAGGTAAAAGAAGTCTTGCTTTACTGTAATCTTAGCTGTAATTTTAGTCTAAGTGCCATTGATAGATCTGAGACTTTTATAAccaatattattatattaataacatattccttttattaaaagtaattaaaaaaaattatattattttttaataataaatatagaaaatattcGCATCAACATTCTAAATCAATACCTATTATAATTACATCATTATAGTGTAATTGTTTTTTCAATATTACTGTCTGGACGAtgattaaaaaaagttttattttatttttttatctattggCTTACAATTGagtaaattgtaaaaaaaaaaaaacaagttacCATTGAGTATTTTTTATTGACAAAATCTTACCACAAACATTATGTATTTTCATACTACATTATTATATTTACATTGTATCAgtgtatttaaattttagaaaaatctATTCAATTTTAGAAATTATCACTAATTTTAGAAAATGGATAATGTATTTTCTGAGTTGTTTGTAAGGACATAATTCACTATATTATCaaataacaatttaatatataattaaatattaattatcaagtgtaatatttcttttttatagGTCAATTGCAGTAAGCattctatataaaattatttcatcaatgcaattaataaaatatataaaatatatttttatataatataatttgaaatataaataaattaacatgAAATACATTACGctagaggtggccatgggccgggtcaTCCCGTGAACCGGCTCGAAACTGGCCTGGTCAAACCCGGTCCGGAACCGGTAAAACTCGAAACCGGACTAAAATCGGTCCGGAACCGGTAAAACTCGAAACCGGGTCGGAACCGACAGTTCCGGGTCGAAACCGGCAGTTCAAGGGTCGAACtcgttgataaaaaatatatattatatatttaaaatatatattatatctttatcatataatataattacttttgcaataaaatatatgttatatttattttagttaaagttttggttaattttttatttttttttaaaagataattctttattttcttataatattatctccgtgagttatttaactgttaaattacattttttattaattaaatttcaattttatttttaatttttttctaaaccgtCTTAAACCGGAACTGGAACCGTCCGGTTTCTAACCGTTACAGAACCGTCTCTTAGACGGTTCCGGACCGGTTTCACTATTTCTTGAACCGTGATCCGGCGATTCCAAACCGGAACCGTcgggttatgaaccgtggccacctctacATTACGCATTTCTGAAGTTTGTTATTTTGAATGCCGTATAATTACAAATTTTTCACTCTTAAATAAACAGAAATTCTCAACAGCTCGTCAAATCACAAAACCCCCACGCGCTTCAACACACAACACTACACCGACATTAACATGAGATCACTTTTACCCCATCAAGATAAGGTCCCACGTCATCCCAGCGCCAACCTTTCAAACGCTCTCTCTAATCCAATTCGCGTTCTCCTCACGCTCCTCATCAACACGTGGGCCTATACCTCCCAACTTttcaaacaataataattattattatctcttaaatgtaattaatttattaacggataaagctatatatatatacgtgGATACATATCTTTTCCTTGCAATTTTTCTCTCGAACCAAACGCTGAAGAGAAAATCTTGCCGTTTCTTTATTCGTACAATCGCCGCGTCGTCGCTTTTTACTTTCTCTAGAAAACAAGAATTTCCCGAGAAACAAACAAAATTTTGCCTACGATTTATAATACGACGCAGCACCTCTGATAAGTTTCTCTCCAATCAAATAGATAAAGAAAAGATTTTATGTTTATCCACTCGCCTCGATCTTAGCAAAATCAAGAGATTCTGTTCAAAAATTCATTAACGGATTaggttaaaacttaaaaaaaaactcaattatTTTCTTTCTAAAGAAAAATGATGAGAAGTTCAAATCAACAGCAACAAGATCATCAATCGAGAATTTTTTATGAGCTATCAGCTTTAGTTCTCAATTTGCTACGCTCACCGCCGTCGCCGTCGCCGACGAGTTCGTATTCGGATCAATCGGGGACTGGTTCGGAGTTGAGGAGGCGGAGGGCGGTGGGGCAGATAACGCCGGCGGGATTTGCGTCGTTGATGTTGGGGATATCGATGGCGTTGATGTTGTGTGGATCGGTGACGTTTTTTATTGGGTTTATATTGATGCCTTGGGTTCTTGGATTAGTGATGGTTTTTTATGTGGCTGGGATTGTTTCTACTTTATCTATGTTAGGCCGTTCGATTCTTTGTTATGTTTTGTCTCCTCCTCCTCCTTCTCCTACGAAGGATCAAATTCCCTGTAAGTAaatcttttttattaaatctgcagtttttttttgtttttctatgcGAAGAATTGAACCCGCGGCTTAGGAGAATGCTGTATGAGCTAGCAGGATGTTGTTTAGTgcttatactatttgaattATGGCTCGAAGTTTATATTTTCTGATTATGatttttcttgtttgtttcattgagcttagattttagttttttttgttggtactctttttttgtttgtttaattcATTGGATTGATTAGAGAATTTGCGAATTATGTAGTAATTTGgtgaaagatttttttttttgtgtgtgaatttgatttgatattttgtCTGAAGTGGCAAATTTTATTGTAACCAAAAATATTTCCTGAAATTATTGAtatatcaacaaaaaaaaaagaattcttGAGCTTATGGGTCAGctgaattttctatttttagattGTAATGCTGTCGTGTAGATAAGTTTGTTAGGAAGGAATTTGCCGATTTTCATTCTGTTTTTGTGTGTTTTCATGTGCCATTAAATGAAAGCTAGACCTTTATCATGGTTAGGACCATCGAATTGCCAAAGAATAAACTCTGCCATTGTTTCCATCAACCAGTACTCAATGGGCAAGCTAACTGTGTGATTCGATCAGAATTTTGTTCGGTAAATTGTTCGAATATTTGCATAGTTGTCCATTAATTTCTTGATGGTATATATCTATTTTGCTCTTTAGATATTCAATTAATTTCATTCAACTTGCAAGTGATCTCTGCTCCTCTACTATTGTTCTTGCATGATGAACTTTGATCTTTTTGTGTATGAAGTTGGAAATGTCTGtgtttataaaatgtttaaagTTCATTGATGTGTTCTtccatttattttctttctctgGAACACATGTACAATTTGATTGATTCTGTTTGGAACCAGGGCAGATAGGGGATTTCTCGACACAACTCAAAGATGAAATCTTTTTTGTCTGAAATGATATGTTTGTTCATTTGGAACATATATTTGCATAGCTAGCGAGTTATTTTCTCTGCAATTCGTGTTAGTGTATGCAAATGTTGGAAAGTTTATTAATTCTATTCTCCGGAATACTGCAGCATGGAAACTTTTGTGAGAGAGGAGGTTGCGCAGAGGAGTTAATAGGAGGATTTAGCAGCTTGAGAAGATATACTGAGAAGATAAAAAttggaagcttttgaaagtattGATGGCAGGAATTGTGGATAACTGTTGTTCCTGAAGACTGAAATTTGTGGATATGGTATGGCCTCTTTATTTAGTCAAAAATAGTGGATTATTGAAGGTTTTTTAAAGACCTATATTGTAATGAATTCCATACTTTTGAGATGAAATGGGAGGATTATCCCCATTTCTTCTCTAATATTCAATTTCTATTTTAGTAAGCATCGGAATTTCAGGGATCGTCTCTATTGCATATTTCATTTCTTATCTTCTTCGTAGTTCGGCGGCGGCTGTGTTTGAATCCTTGGAGAGAAGGTTTTAAAGATAGTAGTAAAAACCTgaaatttaatagaaaatagCAAACTTGTGACTTGTACTGTTTTGAAAAAGAATGGAACAGACCAGATTATAAGTCAAGAATTTGAATGAATTGAAAATGGGCAACTTGTTTGTAAGAGATAAGGCCAGAAGGGGCATGAATGGATGTAGTGTTGTGCCTTGATGATAAGAGTATGTTGCTAacttttgaattattaattaatgttCATGATGCTTTTCCTATTTGAATACTCCCTTCAaaagattaataaataaaatttgttttggagttttaatttcttaatttgaTTGTTGGTTAGTGTTAATTCAATGATGacttgtttttaatttatataagcAATAGTATTTTgtatcttaatttattaatcataattaaatctCATTTATCTCttgtaagttttttttatgaagatATTTTCTCTATATTTAGGATGCCTAAAAATTGCCTATTTTTCTGAAACCTCTGTAtaaatgattgttttttttaatcagtCCTAAAAGTCAGTAAGCTCCTAGAAGTCAATAATGAAGAAAGTGATTGTagtatagatttttttaaaaaaaatttaatatagatTGCTTAAGCTTCTTCTAGTAGTGTAATTTTATATGGTCCTTTCAGGTCTATTAAGCTACAATGATGAACAATAATTTAAGAAATTGATGTGTCATTCTAATTGAAACTTTTGGCATATTGTGATTGATGAACACTTGCAGCCATTATTTGAGCAGGCGAAGATAAGCCTTTATATCCGGTGAATAGTTTATCTTTTTATATCCAAGTGGCAGATTTCGGACGATTTTGTCTTCGGTGGAATTTGAATGTGTTTCTGTTACTTGAGGTTATTTTTGTGGGAACTCTAAACTAATCTCAGTTGTAGGATAAGTTTTGTTATGAGACATTTGGACATAACTACTCATCTTTTGGGTTGGTGTCGCCCCAAACTCCGTGATACCTAAATTTATGGAGTTTGGATCAGTTTGACATTTATACTATAGTTTATAACAATTTCAAGTATAAGAATtgaaaacataaattaatttaagaaagAGCAAATAAAATcactaatcaaattataatattagtGTGAGAAGTAATGTTATATAACCTTTTTTAACCCACCTGACGTGTCAATAAAATAGTAAATGCAttataagttatttttttagatatatatTTTAGAGGGGAATTGGACGAAATGAATGTTGTCACGTAAAAAGAGACAATAAAAGTGATACAAAATGGTAggttaaatagtaatatttttcaAGTGTGAAATTAGAATAGGTGAAACTCcagttattatattttttcttagTACTAAGAGGttatttggtttaaaattgGAAATCGGAATGAGAATATTTGAAAATGAGaatgattgttttaattttttatttgattcaaaatTAGTATAGGAATGAAAAtgagtaaaatttaataaaaactatttataaataatattttttaaaatatttttttatattaaaaaatgtttttaaaaaatagtaattttttattattctaaatttcGCAACTAATACATGTCTTCCAAGTAACAAACATATGATGTGACGCATATTTTCTTGGCAATTTCTTACGGTGAAGGTAAATTCGGTCCAGTAGCTTAATGCCACCAAAAGACCATGTttataaaggatcaatacattGGAGCTGATCATTATTTGAATCTAATGTAAAGAaattaaatgaacaaaggatcaacgcGCCtgctgaacttgtgacacgggatcaTTCAATccaaattatacttttttgCGCAAATAATCCAAAACTCTTCCATTTTAAGTTAAATAAtcaataattgtatttttaaaatgcgtaaAACACAAATCGGAAGCGAGGgatttaaaagacaaaattaaatattttttaaattgttgcgatataattattctaaatctattttttaaaataaaaatataaattatgggattatttaacccaaaaatgaagagtttagggttagttgctcaaaaaagtataaattaggttagatgaccccgtgtcataAGTTTAGTGCGCGCCTTGATCCTTGGTTCGAAAGTAAATCATAAACGAGTTAATCTATTTGTAACACGTTTAATTTTACATCTAAAAAACCAGAATAGTGCCTTAATTTTTGTCAACCCGCACATGAGAAACTTATGTTAGTCTTATTTACTCTGTTCTATGAAGAAAGGGAACGAAACttatcatataaaattataaaatatttatttaacgtgtattatatctaaattttatttatattattagtaaatgaaattatattaattacaaATGATTAGTTAATCtgtttttaaaatctcatttcaTTGtgcacaaaaaataaaattaatcactttatttttattaataaccgtaaaatttcataaaattttatttaatatgattgagaaaaagaatgaaaaaatattttagcataaaacttttttaaaaatagaaatttaatttaattttaaactgaGATACTAAATAAAAACTGtgacttttaaaatataaaatttctttttataaatatttcctAATGTAAGGTCAGTAAGGATTTATCCGGTTATACTGATAATTAAACTCACCCCATTCAGTTTTTCcacttttatttaaattttcttccAGGAAAGAATAGTAAGAAACTGTGATCAAGACCCTCTGGCTAGAGCTGACCAATGGACCGGCTACCTATATGGTACTCTCAGATCTGGCCCGCTTAAACCAAACTTaaagatttattttttcatcaaattcattttagaatttttttgataactaGAAAGAAACCCATAACCTAGCATCATTTACGCTATAGCTCGTcggtaatttattttgaatatattcgagtgctcaatttattttttaaatgcagattacattttctattttaatttataatgtgtatatatatttaaaagaaatcaatttatatatatagtgcTATGAGATATCCTGAACGAATCCCTATAAATCTGAAACATTTGCCAAGATATATTGCATCTTAAAGCTCGATTTCAAAAATCACGTACAGTTTATTTCTATTAGCAGAACTTTTAATATTGTAGCTCATCAATAAGCTCAAGATTGTAAGAGATTAGCTacaatattttttcattaattttgatAAGTGTTGTTTAGTTGCTGTAACACTTTCAATTTCCTTCACCCTATGTTACCAtctgttcaaaaaaaaaaaaaacggtaCATTTAAACCTTCAGCATACTAAATCTCACTTGAGCCGGATAGATAAAGCTCTGGCATCAAATTTTAAACTGATGTATATATCAAACCTGACCTCGCTTAAATCAAAAAAACGTCTTACCGACTCACCTGCATTTAAAGCGTCTTACCGACTCACCTGCATTTTGGGTTATGTATATATCTTAAAATATATACAcccatttaaataataaatatcagCTTATTTTACACTTACATTGAGAAAAAGCAAACTCAGTTGAACCGGATCCGAATCTGTTCAAACCTAGTTAAACTGAATTCTTATCGGTCTAGGAAGATATACTTTGGTTCAAATATTGATCCCTTTTATAGGGAACAAGATGATAGAGATTAGAATTACTTCAAGACAAACAAACAAATACAAGATAAAATGTCACAAAAAGAAACAGAAGAGCCTAAGCTACCCTGTATAAATATGAACACCAATAGCTATAAGAAAGATGGTAATAAGAGCaaaaaagataatagtatgaacCAAAATAGACAACCCACTGGTCTGCATGTTCCCAAACTGCACAATTCTGCCGTTCCCCGGCAGCTGAAACAGCAACCCCGGACTTAACAGCACGAACAGCACCACCGCTATCACCACCGGCCCCCAGTCTGCCATTTCTTCAATTTTCTCACACTATTTCAAATCTCCAATCtctgtgttttttttaataatcgcAGAACGAAAGCGTTTGTATTGTAGAAAGATTTAAActcacgacctaacagtttgctgcctagcgtTTATACGTAAAATAGTTAATTGGTTTCAAACTCTGtgttactatatatatatagagtcAAGAAAAGGAACAAGAAGTGTGATGTGGGGTCGTGGAAGAAGAAAGGAATATTAGAATCTGTAGAGAAGAAGAAATTGTATTCTTTTGAGAGAATTAGGTTATGTCACTGCGGATGGTGTATTCTGGAATGGTGCAGTAGATTGTATTTGCACGTGGCGGCTTTATTCGTATTGCTTGTGATGGGTTGGGTGATTGCTTTGTTTGTGGATAATCTTAGTTTTATAGTGTGATTATGGattgatttcttttttaatttgattcggtCCTTTGATTGTAAGCCAGATGGACAATTGATTATGTAGTTGTTTGAATGTGATTCGACTTCTAGTTCAAAATTGAGCCGaattaaaattaactatttaaattaaacttttaaaatatataaaaatttaacataattaagttaattttttagtttgattatctataataaaatttaactattttttaaattgagaaGAATTTAACATTTATTTCCCATCAACgattagaaaaacaaattaacTATAAGCTAACTCCTTTCTCTCTGTAAAATTAACTATCTCTTCTCTTTAAAATTGTTCTTTTTATCTTGATCTCGTAAAGAATGGAAGAAGGTGATTTCAGATTTTAATcgaaaaatcattttcttttcGCCTAAATTATTACTTatctctataattttttttatatttatatcctTTTAAATCTTTAATCTATAAATCTTCTTAGatctagaattttattttattaagtctTGTATAGTTTTGGTTGAAATTTCTTGATAATCGAAGGTATTTTGAAAATGAAGatcgaaaaagatgaaactttaaCGGATCCAGTAGTTTGAATATGGATCTATATTAATGATtagatttgaaaagtttgaaacttCAAACTTTAAGTAATTTCAAGATCATAATCTCaatatgtaaattatttatatatttgggtAACCATTTGATGGTTGAAAAAGATCTAATCGATGACTGTATTAAACAACTATCATCGTTATTGTAGGCtagttttttcaatttgttgaGAAACTAttcatttatgtaatttttattaataaaagttcttgaaaaaatatttcaatatttaaaagttctttttgtaataaaaaaataatttaaaaaataaaaatataatatttttaattttaatttaatcgactctttaatactaatttattattttaatttaatttataaataatgataatattaatttatttatttagctttatattaaaaaaataaaaaaaaatattttaaaagcagccaatttactttaaaatttgtgattttattcttttaaaaataaactagaaAGTAGAAATCGCTTTTTATCCGTAgagttatttttgttttctactctaattttaaataataaaaattttattagGCTTTCATCtattattaaattctttaaattaaaaaatttacaaatttacaaatttGAAAATGTTCATCTAAATAATAGACATTCTATTATAGAGATAAAAGTAAGTGGTAAGATGGTAGGTCTTACTTTGtcattttttatactattagTTTCAATATAATTATccattttgtatatatttttttcaaaacttttattaatttttagaaatagtaaatttcagtttttttgttataatattCTTATTGAAACCCACTAAAAAGccattataatttattgttaTTCATTGAATATATGTAAGCAAATAGGAGTTAATGGACATGTTAAatagaaatataataaaaaaagtaaaacaattgtaaaattattagaatattaattgtatttttttaaattgtgtgaTAATGCTAAATtggacaattttattaaaacaaagaaaataaaacaattgaaaTAATAGACTACAGAGGCAAAATTCAAATTCATAATCGTTGGCTATATTTTGAAAGATACAACCATTAGATTAGACTTATAATGGAATGTGGTTAGAGTTGTACATCAATCGGTTTGATGCAATTTAGTTTGAAATCGGCTAAAATCAACCAACTGAAATttgttaaatgtttaaattgaaccaaaccaaactataGGTTCGGATTATATCAAACTGAACCGAAAAAttcaattctaaataaattaatttttaataaaataacattttatataaatgaattgataTCACAGATATTTGTTGTTTGGGTTTAAACTGGTTAAAcgacttttttaaaaaagattttcaaattaaaaatatgaataagttagaaaaaatattattgaacGATATGCCATTTGGTCAAGTAAAAGTTTGCGCTCCTCAATAA containing:
- the LOC126657598 gene encoding uncharacterized protein LOC126657598, producing the protein MMRSSNQQQQDHQSRIFYELSALVLNLLRSPPSPSPTSSYSDQSGTGSELRRRRAVGQITPAGFASLMLGISMALMLCGSVTFFIGFILMPWVLGLVMVFYVAGIVSTLSMLGRSILCYVLSPPPPSPTKDQIPSWKLL
- the LOC126657276 gene encoding uncharacterized protein LOC126657276, whose amino-acid sequence is MADWGPVVIAVVLFVLLSPGLLFQLPGNGRIVQFGNMQTSGLSILVHTIIFFALITIFLIAIGVHIYTG